A genome region from Camelus ferus isolate YT-003-E chromosome 25, BCGSAC_Cfer_1.0, whole genome shotgun sequence includes the following:
- the GDF6 gene encoding growth/differentiation factor 6 encodes MPRLPRRRAPSPVGPCQALRAGSVRTAPQPRARPAGALRPPPPRRTAAPLPHTSCPHHPASPPTLCSSPLPSPSSPPLPARGGRGRGRAGVCVAGTRLLALRVRPRSRAPAAVQPLCAPRALLLSLSGRRCHSLVMDTPRVLLSAVFLISFLWDLPGFQQASIASSSSSAELVSAKGMRSRKEGKMQRAPRANATARAPLESQEPQPRPQEEPRRRPPQQPEAQEPPGRGPRVVPHEYMLSIYRTYSIAEKLGINASFFQSSKSANTITSFVDRGLDDLSHTPLRRQKYLFDVSTLSDKEELVGAELRLFRQAPAAPWGPPARPLHVQLFPCLSPLLLDARTLDPQGAPRAGWEVFDVWQGLRHQPWKQLCLELRAAWGEPGAGEAEARAPEPQQPPPPDLRSLGFGRRVRTPQERALLVVFTRSQRKNLFAEMREQLGSAEVAGPGAGAGAGAEGSWPPPSGTPDAGPWLPSPGRRRRRTAFASRHGKRHGKKSRLRCSKKPLHVNFKELGWDDWIIAPLEYEAYHCEGVCDFPLRSHLEPTNHAIIQTLMNSMDPGSTPPSCCVPTKLTPISILYIDAGNNVVYKQYEDMVVESCGCR; translated from the exons ATGCCCCGGCTTCCCCGCCGCCGGGCGCCCTCGCCGGTCGGCCCCTGCCAAGCGCTCCGGGCCGGCTCCGTGCGCACCGCCCCGCAACCCCGCGCGCGTCCCGCGGGGGCGCTGCGTCCCCCGCCACCCCGGCGCACAGCGGCCCCTCTCCCCCACACCTCCTGCCCGCACCACCcggcctctcctcccaccctctgctcctctcccctcccctccccttcttctcctcccctcccggcgaggggcgggagggggcgtGGCAGGGCCGGGGTTTGTGTGGCTGGGACCCGGCTCCTCGCACTCCGAGTCCGCCCGAGGAGCCGGGCCCCGGCCGCTGTCCAGCCGCTCTGTGCCCCTCGCGCCCTGCTCCTCAGCCTCTCGGGGAGACGCTGCCACTCGCTCGTCATGGATACCCCAAGGGTCCTGCTCTCGGCCGTCTTCCTCATCAGTTTCCTATGGGATTTGCCCGGTTTCCAGCAAGCTTCCATCGCATCCTCCTCATCGTCCGCCGAGCTAGTCTCCGCCAAGGGAATGCGAAGCCGCAAAGAAGGGAAGATGCAGCGGGCGCCGCGAGCGAATGCCACTGCCCGGGCGCCCCTGGAGAGCCAGGAGCCACAGCCAAGGCCGCAGGAGGAGCCCCGGCGGCGACCGCCACAGCAGCCCGAGGCTCAGGAGCCTCCGGGCAGGGGCCCGCGCGTGGTGCCCCACGAGTACATGCTGTCAATCTACAGGACTTACTCCATCGCCGAGAAGCTGGGCATCAATGCCAGCTTTTTCCAGTCTTCCAAGTCGGCCAATACGATCACTAGCTTTGTAGACAGGGGATTAG ACGATCTCTCGCACACTCCTCTCCGGAGACAGAAGTATTTGTTTGATGTGTCCACGCTCTCAGACAAAGAAGAACTGGTAGGCGCGGAGCTGCGGCTCTTTCGCCAGGCGCCCGCAGCGCCCTGGGGGCCGCCGGCCCGGCCGCTCCACGTGCAGCTCTTCCCTTGCCTGTCGCCCCTGCTGCTGGACGCGCGGACCCTGGACCCGCAGGGGGCGCCCCGGGCCGGCTGGGAAGTCTTCGACGTGTGGCAGGGCCTGCGCCACCAGCCCTGGAAGCAGCTGTGCTTGGAGCTGCGGGCCGCGTGGGGCGAGCCGGGAGCCGGGGAGGCAGAGGCGCGCGCTCCGGAGCCCCAGCAGCCGCCGCCCCCGGACCTGCGGAGTCTGGGCTTCGGCCGGAGGGTGCGGACCCCCCAGGAGCGCGCCCTGCTCGTCGTGTTCACCAGATCGCAGCGCAAGAACCTGTTCGCCGAGATGCGCGAGCAGCTGGGTTCGGCCGAGGTGGCGGGcccgggcgcgggcgcgggcgcgggcgccgAGGGGTCGTGGCCGCCGCCGTCGGGCACCCCGGACGCCGGGCCTTGGCTGCCCTCGCCCGGCCGCCGGCGGCGTCGCACGGCCTTCGCCAGCCGCCATGGCAAGCGGCACGGCAAGAAGTCGAGGCTGCGCTGCAGCAAGAAGCCCCTGCACGTGAACTTCAAGGAGCTGGGCTGGGACGACTGGATTATCGCGCCCCTGGAGTACGAGGCCTACCACTGCGAAGGCGTGTGCGATTTCCCGCTGCGCTCGCACCTGGAGCCCACCAACCACGCCATCATCCAGACGCTGATGAACTCCATGGACCCCGGCTCAACCCCGCCCAGCTGCTGCGTGCCCACTAAACTGACTCCCATCAGCATCCTGTACATCGACGCGGGCAATAACGTGGTCTACAAGCAGTACGAGGACATGGTGGTGGAGTCTTGCGGCTGCAGGTAG